In the Penaeus chinensis breed Huanghai No. 1 chromosome 31, ASM1920278v2, whole genome shotgun sequence genome, one interval contains:
- the LOC125042032 gene encoding pro-resilin-like → MLKAEATEVAVVVFSLAALGRAAPQEGYKYPTPGVQGLPLAGSGSGSGFGQEQYPSVPAQYAFQWDVNDAPSGNFFGHGEQRENDDTKGKYYVQLPDGRRLVVEYYVDSNGYHPTVSFEGQITAGGQGQYGQGQGGGSGQFGRGQGGGQGQGGSGSGSGQGQGYPPSGPGPSPGLPLPSQSYGQPAK, encoded by the exons ATGCTTAAAGCAGAAGCAACAGAG GTAGCGGTCGTAGTCTTCTCGCTGGCGGCGCTGGGTCGAGCGGCACCTCAGGAGGGATACAAGTACCCGACGCCCGGGGTTCAAGGACTGCCTCTGGCCGGGTCCGGCTCGGGCTCTGGGTTCGGACAGGAGCAATACCCTTCCGTGCCCGCCCAGTACGCCTTCCAGTGGGATGTGAACGACGCGCCTTCAGGGAACTTCTTCGGCCACGGCGAGCAGAGGGAGAATGACGACACTAAGGGGAA gtactacgtgcagcttcccgacggaCGCCGCCTGGTGGTCGAGTATTACGTGGACAGCAACGGCTACCACCCCACCGTGTCCTTCGAGGGCCAGATCACGGCCGGAGGTCAGGGCCAGTATGGCCAGGGTCAAGGAGGAGGATCGGGTCAGTTCGGGAGAGGTCAGGGCGGTGGGCAGGGTCAGGGAGGGTCCGGGTCAGGATCAGGGCAAGGGCAGGGATACCCACCCTCCGGTCCGGGTCCAAGCCCTGGCCTTCCGCTGCCTTCCCAGTCCTACGGCCAACCTGCCAAGTAA
- the LOC125042222 gene encoding pro-resilin-like, which yields MKASVVVAALVAIARAAPQDGYNYAAPGDGAGGSGSGGYGGSGGAGGGSGGGGFGGGGGSGGGGFGGGGGGGGFGGGGGGGGAGSGGGGGGQYDGSGFAPAQYTFKWDVNDAASGNFYGHEEQRDGVNTQGSYYVQLPDGRLMRVEYYVDDWGFHPTITFEGEAQFPTGPGGTGGPGRPGGPGGPGGPGGPGGPGGPGGPGGPGGRPGGGGGRPGGGGGGGGRPGGGQGPTTPTQLYGTPTK from the exons ATGAAG GCATCGGTTGTCGTAGCGGCTTTGGTGGCGATCGCCCGGGCGGCGCCTCAGGACGGCTACAACTACGCGGCGCCGGGCGACGGCGCGGGTGGCTCCGGATCTGGCGGGTATGGCGGGTCGGGAGGCGCAGGAGGAGGCAGTGGAGGGGGTGGATTTGGcggcggaggaggaagtggagggggtggatttggcggcggaggaggaggtggcggatttggcggcggcggaggaggaggaggcgcaggaagcggtggagggggaggaggacaataCGATGGTTCAGGATTCGCTCCGGCGCAGTACACCTTCAAGTGGGACGTGAACGATGCGGCTTCTGGTAACTTCTACGGCCACGAGGAGCAGAGGGACGGCGTCAACACTCAGGGAAG ctactacgtgcagctccccgacggccgcctcaTGAGGGTCGAGTACTACGTGGACGACTGGGGCTTCCACCCCACCATCACGTTCGAGGGCGAGGCGCAGTTCCCGACCGGCCCGGGCGGCACGGGCGGCCCAGGAAGGCCAGGAGGGCCAGGAGGACCAGGAGGTCCAGGAGGTCCAGGAGGTCCAGGTGGACCAGGCGGGCCAGGTGGGCCCGGAGGTCGTCCCGGAGGCGGAGGAGGTcgcccaggaggaggaggaggaggaggaggccgtccCGGCGGAGGACAAGGACCAACCACGCCCACGCAGCTCTACGGCACGCCCACCAAGTGA